CAACGCACCCGGTTCGAGTGCCACGTCGCCGATCTCGACCGTGCCCGAGGAAAACGGTTGCAACGCCGCGACGACGCGCAGCACGGTGGTTTTTCCGGCACCAGAGACGCCCATGACCGCGCACACTTCTCCGGCGGCCACGTCGAGGTCGAGTCCACGCAGGATCACCTGCCTGCCGCGGGCCGCGTGCAGTGCGCGTACCCGCAACGCCATGTCGTGGCTCATGCTGGCGTCATGTCAGGGCCCACCGTTGCTCGAGTCGGCGCGCCATGCGGGACAACGGTAGCGACATGGACAGATACACGATGGCGCACAACGCGCCGGGAATTGCCCAGGTGCCGGCGTTGGTCGCGTAAATGGCGGTCTGCTTGGTGAGTTCGACGACGGTGATGACCGAGACCAGGGAGGAATCCTTGAGCAGCGCGACGAAATCGTTCGTCATGGGTGCTAGCGCGAGTCGAAGCGCCTGCGGTCCGCGCACCAGACGCAGAATCTGCAACTCGGAGAGACCAAGGGTGCGTGCCGCTTCGAGCTGCAACGTGGGGATGGCTTCGAGCGCCGCTCGATAGATCTCAGACTCGTAGGCCGCGTAGTTGAGGCCGAGGCCGATCACGGCGGCGGCAAACGCGGGGAGTCGCACGACGTCCGATAGGCCGTAGTACAACACGAAGAGCTGCAGCAGCACGGGTGTGCCACGGATGATCTCCACGTACGCCGTGAGCACGATGCGCAGCGGTCGGGCACCGTAGACGCGTCCAGCGGCGAGCCCGATGCCGATCGCGACGGCCAGTGCCATGGCGAGTACGGACAACAACAGCGTGATCACCGCCGCGCGCAGGAGCCCGGGGAGATAGGTCGCGATCGAGGCGGCGGCGCCACGCTCGACGGCGGCGGCGTCGCTGCGTGGCAGGGAGTCGCGCAGCACCTGCTGTTGATACGCGGCTTGGCTCGCATCCCAGACGTCCCACGACCGGAACACACGCTCGAGCGCACCGTCGCGCAGGCGCGCCCGCAGGGTCGTGTTCACCGAGTCGCGAAGCGCGCTGTCGCCGGCGGCCAGCACGGCGACGTAGTGGCCGCGTGCCAACGCCTCCGGTTGAATCACGAAGCCGCCGATGCGCCGCAGTGAGCGTTCAGCCAGCACGTGGTCAAGCAAGACGGCATCGACACGCCCGCTGACCAGATCGCTGTACGGATGCACGTCGTCATCGTACGACACCGGCACCACGCCGTGCGCACTCTTGGCGGCGAGCACCATGTCCCATGCCATCGTGGAACCGAGTGTGGCCACTCGACGACCGCGCAGGTCGGCGAGTGTGTGCACGCGCGCGCTGTCTGCCGCGCGCACGGCGAGCACTTCGCGGAACTCGTAGTACGGCAACGACACGGCGAAGCGTTCGTGCAGCGCGGGACGATCTTCGAGACCGGACATCCCGATCGTGAAGTCGCCGCGGGCCACCGACTGTTCGATCGACGCCCACGCGACCTGTACGAACTGTGGTTCCCGCCCAAGGCCCTGCGCGATCATCGTCGCGATCTCGACATCGAAGCCGCGCAGACGCGTGGGGTCAGCCGCATCGGCCTCCACAAACGGCGCCCCTCCTTCGGCATCGCCACCCCAGAGAAGCCTAGGTCTGGTCTCTGGCTTGGCGTCCGGCGGCCTCGTGCATGCCCAGGTCCCGACGAGCAGTGCGGCCAGCGACAGCAACCGCGTGGCGAATTGGATCATGGGCCGAGCTGTGGGGAAAGTGTGCGGGCAACCACAAACTATCGCGTGCGACCGCCCGCAGTCGAGTAGTTTTCATTGTGACTCAGATTCCGACGACACGACCGGTGAGCCTTGATGTGCAGATCACCGTCCTCCATCCCGACAAATCGCTCGCCACTGGCGTGCCGCTTCGCGTCATCCTTGGCACCG
This region of Gemmatimonas groenlandica genomic DNA includes:
- a CDS encoding ABC transporter substrate-binding protein/permease (The N-terminal region of this protein, as described by TIGR01726, is a three transmembrane segment that identifies a subfamily of ABC transporter permease subunits, which specificities that include histidine, arginine, glutamine, glutamate, L-cystine (sic), the opines (in Agrobacterium) octopine and nopaline, etc.), with protein sequence MIQFATRLLSLAALLVGTWACTRPPDAKPETRPRLLWGGDAEGGAPFVEADAADPTRLRGFDVEIATMIAQGLGREPQFVQVAWASIEQSVARGDFTIGMSGLEDRPALHERFAVSLPYYEFREVLAVRAADSARVHTLADLRGRRVATLGSTMAWDMVLAAKSAHGVVPVSYDDDVHPYSDLVSGRVDAVLLDHVLAERSLRRIGGFVIQPEALARGHYVAVLAAGDSALRDSVNTTLRARLRDGALERVFRSWDVWDASQAAYQQQVLRDSLPRSDAAAVERGAAASIATYLPGLLRAAVITLLLSVLAMALAVAIGIGLAAGRVYGARPLRIVLTAYVEIIRGTPVLLQLFVLYYGLSDVVRLPAFAAAVIGLGLNYAAYESEIYRAALEAIPTLQLEAARTLGLSELQILRLVRGPQALRLALAPMTNDFVALLKDSSLVSVITVVELTKQTAIYATNAGTWAIPGALCAIVYLSMSLPLSRMARRLEQRWALT